A genomic window from Excalfactoria chinensis isolate bCotChi1 chromosome 18, bCotChi1.hap2, whole genome shotgun sequence includes:
- the RC3H2 gene encoding roquin-2 isoform X2, producing MPVQAAQWTEFLSCPICYNEFDENVHKPISLGCSHTVCKTCLNKLHRKACPFDQTAINTDIDVLPVNFALLQLVGAQVPDHQTVKLSNVGENKHYEVAKKCVEDLALYLKPLSGGKGVASLNQSALSRPMQRKLVTLVNCQLVEEEGRVRAMRAARSLGERTVTELILQHQNPQQLSANLWAAVRARGCQFLGPAMQEEALKLVLLALEDGSALSRKVLVLFVVQRLEPRFPQASKTSIGHVVQLLYRASCFKVTKRDEDSSLMQLKEEFRSYEALRREHDAQIVHIAMEAGLRISPEQWSSLLYGDLAHKSHMQSIIDKLQSPESFAKSVQELTIVLQRTGDPANLNRLRPHLELLANIDPNPDAASPTWEQLENAMVAVKTVVHGLVDFIQNYSRKGHETPQPQPNSKYKTSMCRDLRQQGGCPRGTNCTFAHSQEELEKYRLRNKKISATVRTFPLLNKVGVNSTVSTTTGSVISVIGSPEATGKMVPSTNGIANLESGVPQLIPRCADTSLRALENTKKAGKSGANGQNVSGSPTESLPENKIGSPPKTPVSQAAATSAGPPNIGTEVNSVPPKSSQFVPRVPVYPPHSDNVQYFQDPRTQLSYEVPQYPQTGYYPPPPTVPAGVAPCVPRFVRSNNVPESSLPPASVPYADHYSTFPPRDRLSSPYQPPPPQPYGPVPPVPSGMYAPVYDSRRIWRPQMYPRDDIIRSNSLPPMDVMHSSVYQTSLRERYNSLDGYYSVACQPPNEQRTVPLPREPCGHLKSGYDEQLRRKPEQWAQYHTQKTPLVSSTLPMATPSPTPPSPLFSVDFNTEFSESVSDLSGTKFEEDHLSHYSPWSCGTIGSCINAIDSEPKDVIANSNAVLMDLDSGDVKRRVHLFETQRRAKEEDPIIPFSDGPIISKWGAISRSSRTGYHTTDPIQATASQGSATKPISVSDYVPYVNAVDSRWSSYGSDSASSARYAERDRFVVTDLSGHRKHSSTGDLLSIELQQAKSNSLLLQREANALAMQQKWNSLDEGSRLTLNLLSKEIDLRNGETDYSEDCADTKPDRDIELELSALDTDEPDGQGEQIEEILDIQLGISSQDDQLLNGTTVENGHPLKQHQKESMEQKRQSLGRSRKQSCP from the exons ATGCCTGTGCAGGCAGCTCAGTGGACAGAATTTCTGTCCTGCCCAATCTGCTACAACGAGTTTGATGAGAATGTGCACAAACCCATCAGCTTAGGTTGCTCTCACACTGTCTGTAAGACCTGCCTGAACAAGCTTCATCGCAAGGCATGTCCTTTCGACCAGACTGCCATCAATACAGACATCGATGTGCTTCCTGTAAACTTTGCACTCCTCCAGTTAGTTGGAGCCCAG GTACCTGATCATCAGACAGTAAAGTTGAGTAATGTAGGAGAGAACAAACATTATGAAGTAGCAAAGAAATGTGTTGAGGATTTGGCGCTCTACTTAAAGCCATTAAGTGGAGGAAAAG GTGTTGCTAGCTTGAATCAGAGTGCACTGAGCCGTCCAATGCAAAGGAAGCTTGTGACACTGGTGAATTGTCAGCTGGTAGAGGAAGAGGGTCGAGTTAGAGCTATGAGAGCAGCTCGATCACTGGGCGAGAGAACCGTTACGGAATTGATCTTGCAGCACCAAAATCCTCAGCAGCTTTCTGCCAATCTTTGGGCTGCTGTCAGGGCACGAGGATGTCAGTTTCTAGGACCAG CTATGCAAGAGGAGGCACTGAAACTTGTATTACTGGCACTGGAAGATGGCTCCGCACTCTCAAGAAAAGTTCTGGTACTTTTTGTGGTGCAAAGGCTAGAACCAAGATTTCCTCAGGCCTCTAAAACAAGCATTGGTCACGTTGTGCAGCTACTGTATAGAGCATCATGCTTTAAG GTCACTAAAAGGGATGAAGATTCTTCTCTGATGCAACTTAAAGAAGAGTTTCGGAGTTACGAGGCTTTGCGGAGAGAACACGATGCCCAAATTGTTCACATTGCCATGGAAGCAGGACTTCGAATATCACCAGAACAGTGGTCTTCCCTTCTTTATGGTGACTTGGCACATAAATCTCACATGCAATCCATTATTGACAAG CTCCAATCTCCAGAGTCTTTTGCAAAGAGCGTGCAAGAATTGACGATCGTCTTGCAGCGCACAGGTGATCCTGCAAACTTAAACAGGCTGAGACCTCATTTAGAGCTCCTGGCAAACATAGACCCAAATCCAG aTGCAGCATCTCCAACATGGGAGCAGCTGGAAAATGCAATGGTGGCTGTAAAGACGGTGGTACATGGGCTGGTGGATTTCATTCAGAATTACAGTAGAAAAGGCCACGAAACTCCACAG ccACAACCAAAtagcaaatacaaaacaagtATGTGCCGAGACCTTCGACAGCAAGGGGGATGTCCAAGAGGAACCAACTGTACGTTTGCTCATTCTCAGGAAGAGCTTGAAAA ATATCGCTTgaggaacaaaaaaatcagtgcaaCAGTGAGAACATTCCCCCTTCTAAATAAAGTTGGCGTTAATAGCACCGTCTCAACCACTACAGGAAGCGTAATTTCTGTCATAGGAAGCCCTGAAGCAACAGGGAAGATGGTGCCAAGTACTAATGGAATAGCTAATCTAGAAAGTGGTGTTCCCCAATTGATCCCTCGCTGTGCAGACACCTCCTTAAGAGCTTTGGAGAATACCAAGAAGGCAGGGAAGAGTGGAGCCAATGGACAGAATGTTTCTGGATCCCCTACAGAATCACTACCTGAAAA TAAAATTGGTTCTCCACCCAAGACTCCTGTAAGCCAGGCAGCAGCTACCTCAGCTGGTCCCCCTAATATTGGAACAGAAGTGAATTCTGTGCCTCCAAAATCCAGCCAATTTGTTCCCAGAGTACCTGTTTACCCTCCACATTCTGATAACGTTCAGTATTTCCAAGATCCCAGAACTCAGCTGTCATATGAAGTTCCACAGTACCCACAGACAG GATACTATCCACCACCTCCAACAGTACCAGCTGGCGTGGCTCCCTGTGTTCCTCGCTTTGTGAGGTCCAATAATGTTCCAGAATCCTCCCTCCCACCTGCTTCCGTGCCATATGCCGATCATTACAGTACGTTTCCACCTCGAGATCGACTGAGTTCTCCTTAccaacctcctcctcctcagccgTATGGACCAGTTCCTCCTGTCCCTTCTGGAATGTATGCTCCAGTTTATGACAGCAGGCGCATCTGGCGCCCACAGATGTACCCACGGGATGATATTATCAGGAGCAATTCTTTACCTCCTATGGATGTGATGCACTCATCTGTCTATCAGACATCTTTACGTGAGAGATACAACTCTTTGGATGGGTACTACTCTGTTGCTTGTCAACCTCCAAATGAGCAGAGGACTGTGCCTTTACCAAGG GAGCCTTGTGGTCATTTGAAGTCTGGGTATGATGAACAATTACGACGGAAGCCAGAACAATGGGCACAGTATCACACACAGAAAACTCCTCTTGTATCATCAACCCTTCCTATGGCAACACCATCTCCAACGCCACCTTCTCCTCTCTTCAGTGTAGATTTCAACACAGAG TTCTCTGAGAGTGTCAGTGATTTGAGTGGAACTAAATTTGAGGAAGATCATCTCTCTCACTATTCACCATGGTCTTGCGGCACTATTGGCTCTTGTATAAATGCTATCGACTCAGAGCCCAAGGATGTGATTGCCAATTCAAATGCCGTGTTAATG GATTTGGACAGCGGGGATGTTAAAAGGAGAGTGCATTTATTTGAAactcagagaagggcaaaggaAGAGGATCCTATAATCCCATTTAGTGATGGACCGATCATTTCCAAGTGGGGTGCAATCTCCAGGTCATCCCGCACGGGTTATCACACAACAGATCCAATTCAGGCCACTGCTTCCCAAGGAAGTGCAACTAAGCCCATCAGTGTATCAG ATTATGTTCCTTATGTTAATGCTGTTGACTCAAGATGGAGTTCTTATGGCTCAGATTCAGCTTCATCAGCACGTTATGCAGAACG gGACAGATTTGTAGTTACAGATTTGTCTGGTCACAGAAAGCATTCCAGCACTGGAGATCTATTAAGTATTGAATTACAGCAG gCCAAAAGTAACTCATTATTACTTCAGAGAGAGGCAAATGCACTAGCCATGCAACAGAAGTGGAATTCTCTAGATGAAGGCAGTCGACTTACCTTAAATCTTTTAAGCAAGGAAATTGATTTGAGGAATGGTGAG actGATTATAGTGAAGACTGTGCCGATACAAAGCCAGATCGAGACATTGAATTGGAGCTGTCTGCCCTTGATACAGATGAACCTGATGGGCAGGGTGAACAAATAGAA GAGATCCTGGATATACAGCTAGGTATCAGTTCTCAAGATGATCAGCTGCTCAATGGAACAACTGTAGAGAATGGGCATCCGCTAAAGCAGCACCAGAAAGAATCTATGGAACAGAAGAGACAAAGTTTAG gGAGGAGCAGAAAACAATCCTGCCCGTAA
- the ZBTB6 gene encoding zinc finger and BTB domain-containing protein 6 — MSADSEVLHFQFEQQGDAVLQKMNLLRQQNLFCDVSIFINDTEFHGHKVIFAACSTFMRDQFLLNQSRQVRITILQSAEVGRKLLLSCYTGALEVKRKELLKYLTAASYLQMVHIVEKCSEALSKYLEIDAAMENSCQAAEKCHSSDTELRSKDDGSDKDCEIIEIYEDSPVNSEFSVKQEQGDNVQPAAQSLIAERKDTGTPEISTVEIGYKDDEIRIFRMDSMSVPHVENDGFPQPCTSSETNLYFPETQHSLINSTVESRSTETSRSHAQAFVADNPEGTSTQMNGLQNLDDSDTLWRNQCPKCPRGFLHLENYLRHLKMHKLFLCLQCGKTFTQKKNLNRHIRGHMGIRPFQCMVCLKTFTAKSTLQDHLNIHSGDRPYKCHCCDMDFKHKSALKKHLTSVHGRSSSEKPNLNTITKIEIDCD; from the coding sequence ATGTCCGCGGACTCGGAGGTGCTGCACTTCCAGTTCGAGCAGCAGGGAGACGCggtgctgcagaaaatgaacCTCCTGCGGCAGCAGAACCTCTTCTGCGACGTCTCTATTTTCATCAACGACACCGAGTTCCACGGGCACAAGGTGATCTTTGCCGCCTGCTCCACCTTCATGAGGGATCAGTTCCTGCTCAACCAGTCCAGGCAGGTGCGAATCACCATCCTGCAGAGCGCCGAGGTGGgcaggaagctgctgctctcctgctaCACGGGTGCGCTGGAGGTGAAGAGGAAGGAGCTCCTGAAGTACCTGACGGCCGCCAGCTACCTCCAGATGGTGCACATCGTGGAAAAGTGCAGCGAGGCGCTGTCAAAATACCTGGAAATCGACGCTGCCATGGAGAATAGCTGCCAGGCTGCAGAGAAGTGCCATTCCTCTGACACCGAACTGAGGAGCAAGGACGACGGTTCAGATAAAGACTGTGAAATCATTGAGATTTATGAAGATAGCCCCGTTAATTCAGAATTCTCCGTTAAACAGGAGCAGGGGGATAACGTGCAGCCCGCAGCACAGAGTTTGATCGCAGAAAGAAAGGACACAGGGACCCCAGAGATATCAACGGTTGAAATAGGATATAAGGATGATGAAATACGTATCTTCAGGATGGATTCTATGAGCGTACCTCACGTGGAAAACGATGGTTTTCCTCAGCCTTGCACCTCCTCTGAAACAAACTTGTATTTCCCAGAAACCCAGCACTCCCTGATCAATTCTACAgtagaaagcagaagcacagagacGTCAAGAAGTCACGCTCAGGCTTTTGTCGCTGACAACCCAGAGGGGACTTCGACTCAGATGAATGGGCTGCAAAATCTGGATGATTCTGATACTTTGTGGCGGAACCAGTGTCCAAAGTGCCCGAGAGGATTTCTGCATCTTGAGAACTATCTCAGACATCTAAAAATGCACAAGCTTTTCTTGTGTTTGCAGTGTGGTAAAAcattcacacaaaaaaagaatctCAACAGACACATCCGGGGCCATATGGGTATCCGGCCCTTTCAGTGCATGGTGTGCTTGAAGACGTTCACTGCCAAAAGTACTCTGCAGGATCACTTGAACATACACAGCGGTGACAGGCCCTACAAGTGCCATTGCTGTGACATGGACTTCAAACACAAATCTGCTCTTAAAAAGCACCTCACGTCTGTTCACGGAAGGAGTAGCAGCGAAAAGCCAAACCTGAATACTATTACAAAAATTGAAATAGACTGTGATTAA
- the RC3H2 gene encoding roquin-2 isoform X1 produces the protein MPVQAAQWTEFLSCPICYNEFDENVHKPISLGCSHTVCKTCLNKLHRKACPFDQTAINTDIDVLPVNFALLQLVGAQVPDHQTVKLSNVGENKHYEVAKKCVEDLALYLKPLSGGKGVASLNQSALSRPMQRKLVTLVNCQLVEEEGRVRAMRAARSLGERTVTELILQHQNPQQLSANLWAAVRARGCQFLGPAMQEEALKLVLLALEDGSALSRKVLVLFVVQRLEPRFPQASKTSIGHVVQLLYRASCFKVTKRDEDSSLMQLKEEFRSYEALRREHDAQIVHIAMEAGLRISPEQWSSLLYGDLAHKSHMQSIIDKLQSPESFAKSVQELTIVLQRTGDPANLNRLRPHLELLANIDPNPDAASPTWEQLENAMVAVKTVVHGLVDFIQNYSRKGHETPQPQPNSKYKTSMCRDLRQQGGCPRGTNCTFAHSQEELEKYRLRNKKISATVRTFPLLNKVGVNSTVSTTTGSVISVIGSPEATGKMVPSTNGIANLESGVPQLIPRCADTSLRALENTKKAGKSGANGQNVSGSPTESLPENKIGSPPKTPVSQAAATSAGPPNIGTEVNSVPPKSSQFVPRVPVYPPHSDNVQYFQDPRTQLSYEVPQYPQTGYYPPPPTVPAGVAPCVPRFVRSNNVPESSLPPASVPYADHYSTFPPRDRLSSPYQPPPPQPYGPVPPVPSGMYAPVYDSRRIWRPQMYPRDDIIRSNSLPPMDVMHSSVYQTSLRERYNSLDGYYSVACQPPNEQRTVPLPREPCGHLKSGYDEQLRRKPEQWAQYHTQKTPLVSSTLPMATPSPTPPSPLFSVDFNTEFSESVSDLSGTKFEEDHLSHYSPWSCGTIGSCINAIDSEPKDVIANSNAVLMDLDSGDVKRRVHLFETQRRAKEEDPIIPFSDGPIISKWGAISRSSRTGYHTTDPIQATASQGSATKPISVSDYVPYVNAVDSRWSSYGSDSASSARYAERDRFVVTDLSGHRKHSSTGDLLSIELQQAKSNSLLLQREANALAMQQKWNSLDEGSRLTLNLLSKEIDLRNGETDYSEDCADTKPDRDIELELSALDTDEPDGQGEQIEEILDIQLGISSQDDQLLNGTTVENGHPLKQHQKESMEQKRQSLGEDLVILEEQKTILPVTSCFSQPITTSVSNASCLPISTSVSVGSLILKTAHIMSEDKNDFLKPVANGRMVNS, from the exons ATGCCTGTGCAGGCAGCTCAGTGGACAGAATTTCTGTCCTGCCCAATCTGCTACAACGAGTTTGATGAGAATGTGCACAAACCCATCAGCTTAGGTTGCTCTCACACTGTCTGTAAGACCTGCCTGAACAAGCTTCATCGCAAGGCATGTCCTTTCGACCAGACTGCCATCAATACAGACATCGATGTGCTTCCTGTAAACTTTGCACTCCTCCAGTTAGTTGGAGCCCAG GTACCTGATCATCAGACAGTAAAGTTGAGTAATGTAGGAGAGAACAAACATTATGAAGTAGCAAAGAAATGTGTTGAGGATTTGGCGCTCTACTTAAAGCCATTAAGTGGAGGAAAAG GTGTTGCTAGCTTGAATCAGAGTGCACTGAGCCGTCCAATGCAAAGGAAGCTTGTGACACTGGTGAATTGTCAGCTGGTAGAGGAAGAGGGTCGAGTTAGAGCTATGAGAGCAGCTCGATCACTGGGCGAGAGAACCGTTACGGAATTGATCTTGCAGCACCAAAATCCTCAGCAGCTTTCTGCCAATCTTTGGGCTGCTGTCAGGGCACGAGGATGTCAGTTTCTAGGACCAG CTATGCAAGAGGAGGCACTGAAACTTGTATTACTGGCACTGGAAGATGGCTCCGCACTCTCAAGAAAAGTTCTGGTACTTTTTGTGGTGCAAAGGCTAGAACCAAGATTTCCTCAGGCCTCTAAAACAAGCATTGGTCACGTTGTGCAGCTACTGTATAGAGCATCATGCTTTAAG GTCACTAAAAGGGATGAAGATTCTTCTCTGATGCAACTTAAAGAAGAGTTTCGGAGTTACGAGGCTTTGCGGAGAGAACACGATGCCCAAATTGTTCACATTGCCATGGAAGCAGGACTTCGAATATCACCAGAACAGTGGTCTTCCCTTCTTTATGGTGACTTGGCACATAAATCTCACATGCAATCCATTATTGACAAG CTCCAATCTCCAGAGTCTTTTGCAAAGAGCGTGCAAGAATTGACGATCGTCTTGCAGCGCACAGGTGATCCTGCAAACTTAAACAGGCTGAGACCTCATTTAGAGCTCCTGGCAAACATAGACCCAAATCCAG aTGCAGCATCTCCAACATGGGAGCAGCTGGAAAATGCAATGGTGGCTGTAAAGACGGTGGTACATGGGCTGGTGGATTTCATTCAGAATTACAGTAGAAAAGGCCACGAAACTCCACAG ccACAACCAAAtagcaaatacaaaacaagtATGTGCCGAGACCTTCGACAGCAAGGGGGATGTCCAAGAGGAACCAACTGTACGTTTGCTCATTCTCAGGAAGAGCTTGAAAA ATATCGCTTgaggaacaaaaaaatcagtgcaaCAGTGAGAACATTCCCCCTTCTAAATAAAGTTGGCGTTAATAGCACCGTCTCAACCACTACAGGAAGCGTAATTTCTGTCATAGGAAGCCCTGAAGCAACAGGGAAGATGGTGCCAAGTACTAATGGAATAGCTAATCTAGAAAGTGGTGTTCCCCAATTGATCCCTCGCTGTGCAGACACCTCCTTAAGAGCTTTGGAGAATACCAAGAAGGCAGGGAAGAGTGGAGCCAATGGACAGAATGTTTCTGGATCCCCTACAGAATCACTACCTGAAAA TAAAATTGGTTCTCCACCCAAGACTCCTGTAAGCCAGGCAGCAGCTACCTCAGCTGGTCCCCCTAATATTGGAACAGAAGTGAATTCTGTGCCTCCAAAATCCAGCCAATTTGTTCCCAGAGTACCTGTTTACCCTCCACATTCTGATAACGTTCAGTATTTCCAAGATCCCAGAACTCAGCTGTCATATGAAGTTCCACAGTACCCACAGACAG GATACTATCCACCACCTCCAACAGTACCAGCTGGCGTGGCTCCCTGTGTTCCTCGCTTTGTGAGGTCCAATAATGTTCCAGAATCCTCCCTCCCACCTGCTTCCGTGCCATATGCCGATCATTACAGTACGTTTCCACCTCGAGATCGACTGAGTTCTCCTTAccaacctcctcctcctcagccgTATGGACCAGTTCCTCCTGTCCCTTCTGGAATGTATGCTCCAGTTTATGACAGCAGGCGCATCTGGCGCCCACAGATGTACCCACGGGATGATATTATCAGGAGCAATTCTTTACCTCCTATGGATGTGATGCACTCATCTGTCTATCAGACATCTTTACGTGAGAGATACAACTCTTTGGATGGGTACTACTCTGTTGCTTGTCAACCTCCAAATGAGCAGAGGACTGTGCCTTTACCAAGG GAGCCTTGTGGTCATTTGAAGTCTGGGTATGATGAACAATTACGACGGAAGCCAGAACAATGGGCACAGTATCACACACAGAAAACTCCTCTTGTATCATCAACCCTTCCTATGGCAACACCATCTCCAACGCCACCTTCTCCTCTCTTCAGTGTAGATTTCAACACAGAG TTCTCTGAGAGTGTCAGTGATTTGAGTGGAACTAAATTTGAGGAAGATCATCTCTCTCACTATTCACCATGGTCTTGCGGCACTATTGGCTCTTGTATAAATGCTATCGACTCAGAGCCCAAGGATGTGATTGCCAATTCAAATGCCGTGTTAATG GATTTGGACAGCGGGGATGTTAAAAGGAGAGTGCATTTATTTGAAactcagagaagggcaaaggaAGAGGATCCTATAATCCCATTTAGTGATGGACCGATCATTTCCAAGTGGGGTGCAATCTCCAGGTCATCCCGCACGGGTTATCACACAACAGATCCAATTCAGGCCACTGCTTCCCAAGGAAGTGCAACTAAGCCCATCAGTGTATCAG ATTATGTTCCTTATGTTAATGCTGTTGACTCAAGATGGAGTTCTTATGGCTCAGATTCAGCTTCATCAGCACGTTATGCAGAACG gGACAGATTTGTAGTTACAGATTTGTCTGGTCACAGAAAGCATTCCAGCACTGGAGATCTATTAAGTATTGAATTACAGCAG gCCAAAAGTAACTCATTATTACTTCAGAGAGAGGCAAATGCACTAGCCATGCAACAGAAGTGGAATTCTCTAGATGAAGGCAGTCGACTTACCTTAAATCTTTTAAGCAAGGAAATTGATTTGAGGAATGGTGAG actGATTATAGTGAAGACTGTGCCGATACAAAGCCAGATCGAGACATTGAATTGGAGCTGTCTGCCCTTGATACAGATGAACCTGATGGGCAGGGTGAACAAATAGAA GAGATCCTGGATATACAGCTAGGTATCAGTTCTCAAGATGATCAGCTGCTCAATGGAACAACTGTAGAGAATGGGCATCCGCTAAAGCAGCACCAGAAAGAATCTATGGAACAGAAGAGACAAAGTTTAGGTGAagaccttgtgattct gGAGGAGCAGAAAACAATCCTGCCCGTAACTTCTTGCTTCAGTCAGCCGATCACAACATCTGTTAGCAATGCAAGCTGCCTGCCCATCAGCACATCAGTCAGTGTTGGCAGCCTCATTTTGAAAACTGCTCACATTATGTCTGAggataaaaatgactttttaaagcCTGTTGCAAATGGCAGGATGGTTAACAGCTGA